A single window of Crassostrea angulata isolate pt1a10 chromosome 8, ASM2561291v2, whole genome shotgun sequence DNA harbors:
- the LOC128161289 gene encoding putative universal stress protein SAUSA300_1656, with translation MADEAAKTESGKTVLIAIDGSEQARNAFDWYKNNIFKDTDKVVLVHAVEMHEILNSQQWYATPYSFDKDTLFAILEKEKEKVTAKLEEFAQLLRDSKINGTVKSVHSSSPGEGICKIAKEVNADLIITGTRGMGSVRRTLLGSVSDYILHHAHVPVIVCRH, from the exons ATGGCGGACGAGGCAGCAAAAACGGAATCGGGGAAAACTGTTTTGATTGCCATAGACGGAAGTGAACAAGCCAGAAATGCATTCGATT GGtacaaaaacaacattttcaAGGACACAGACAAAGTGGTACTGGTCCATGCCGTGGAAATGCACGAAATCCTAAACTCCCAACAGTGGTATGCCA CTCCCTATAGCTTCGATAAGGACACCCTGTTTGCTATCCTAGAGAAGGAGAAGGAGAAAGTGACTGCGAAGTTGGAGGAGTTTGCTCAACTGCTCCGGGACTCTAAG ATAAACGGCACAGTAAAGAGTGTTCATTCATCCAGTCCAGGAGAGGGGATCTGTAAGATTGCCAAGGAAGTGAACGCCGACCTGATTATTACTGGGACACGTGGTATGGGGAGCGTTCGACGCACCTTACTGGGTAGTGTCAGTGACTACATCTTACACCACGCCCACGTACCTGTCATTGTGTGTCGTCACTGA
- the LOC128160560 gene encoding uncharacterized protein LOC128160560 has protein sequence MGSCLKIMYAQYILLIYVSAGNDVMKFMLPLKHRLVFTLCFVIIQLGFLIYFTSLIDPNYGKDSRVRFKNEYNTETQRLKNILHGMQKLLTLVHRKANVGNSREESCDIETALLFLKNNNVSETVFTNTFEDVTPLGGTDWGFRTHIPCSNKSSAVNDAGKEVPRRQFIPSCFNDYVTLEVRENFNESLPLFKFPDTCLKKIIDKFCTTPFLVPNIIHYIWLGKGIFDFMYFVSILSGHKKQRPCLIFLYYDTLPSGEWWNLLLLHVPNIIPVNVTPPSEISNQKILYVQHKSDILRLQILTEYGGIYLDTDQLLLTSLDKFRNRECTMGMAADGYLGSAVIIARKNSAFIKKWMDSYSAYKPNAWGENSVINATKLAKQNPDLIHTEKHYCSFYPHPNYLSRQNYKWSHSYGLHIYKPGRVEQLKQLNFSSIRKLNNTLGAAFRFVLFDNKELCL, from the exons ATGGGTTCCTGTTTAAAGATCATGTATGCGCAATACATACTACTGATATATGTGTCAGCCGGTAATGACGTTATGAAATTCATGCTGCCATTAAAACACCG gttAGTCTTCACACTGTGTTTTGTGATAATTCAATTAGGATTTCTTATATATTTCACTTCGCTTATTGATCCAAACTATGGAAAGGATAGCAGAGTACgtttcaaaaatgaatataataccgAAACTCAAAGACTTAAAAATATACTTCATGGGATGCAGAAACTGTTGACTTTGGTACACAGGAAAGCAAACGTTGGAAACAGCCGGGAGGAGTCTTGTGATATTGAAACAGCtctattatttttgaaaaacaataatgtGTCCGAAACAGTGTTCACTAACACATTTGAAG aTGTCACACCTTTAGGGGGTACAGACTGGGGCTTTAGAACACACATACCTTGTTCAAACAAATCCTCAGCGGTTAATGACGCCGGTAAGGAAGTGCCTCGGAGACAGTTTATACCTTCGTGTTTCAATGATTACGTGACATTAGAAGTGAGAGAAAACTTTAATGAGTCTTTGCCATTATTTAAGTTTCCTGATACGTGTCtcaaaaaaattatagataaaTTTTGTACCACACCTTTCTTAGTTCCAAATATTATACACTATATATGGTTGGGAAAAGGGATATTtgatttcatgtattttgtaagCATCTTAAGTGGACATAAAAAACAACGTCCTTGCTTAATATTTCTGTATTACGACACGTTACCCTCGGGTGAATGGTGGAATCTTTTACTCCTGCATGTGCCTAATATCATACCAGTAAATGTGACTCCTCCATCAGAAATATCAAACCAGAAGATCCTGTATGTACAGCACAAGTCGGACATACTTAGGCTTCAAATTCTCACAG AGTATGGAGGGATTTATCTTGATACCGACCAACTGCTGCTTACATCCTTAGACAAGTTCCGGAACAGAGAGTGCACCATGGGAATGGCGGCGGACGGTTATCTTGGAAGTGCGGTGATTATCGCTCGTAAAAACTCGGCATTTATCAAAAAATGGATGGACAGCTACTCTGCTTACAAGCCAAACGCATGGGGAGAAAACTCGGTAATAAATGCAACCAAACTGGCCAAACAGAACCCGGATCTCATTCATACAGAAAAACATTACTGTTCATTTTATCCACATCCTAACTATCTATCTAGGCAAAATTACAAATGGTCACATAGCTATGGACTCCATATATACAAGCCAGGACGTGTGGAACAGTTGAAACAGTTAAACTTCTCCAGCATAAGAAAACTGAACAATACGCTTGGGGCTGCTTTCCGGTTCGTTCTATTTGATAATAAAGAACTatgtttgtaa
- the LOC128161288 gene encoding uncharacterized protein LOC128161288 isoform X2 — protein MVIDVMKTSWQMRVVFASFFVIFVIIQFIHILVATQSNPKCKAENKTCATNESRELTKLKTRLLRMQSLLTLVHRITKGGKRQEESCHIETALLLLNQKKASETIFNDPFEDFTPLGGTDWSFRTYIPCSNISSKFRKNGRRRQIIPSCDNDDVKLKVKDNFNQTIPLFGFPDSCLQKVIDQLCTTHFLVPNILHYIWLGKGSFDFMYFVSIYSGYKNQHPCLIFLYYDKLPSGEWWNVLLLSVPNIIPIKVNPPSKIGGKKIVFVQHKSDILRLQILTKYGGIYLDTDQLLLTSLDKFRNRECTMGMAADGYFGSAVIIAGKNSAFIKKWMDSYFAYKPNLWGENSVIMATKLAKQYPKLIHVEKHYCSFYPHQTYLSDHNYKWSHSYGIHIYKPGREEQLKQLNFSSIRKLNNTLGAAFRFVLFDNKELCS, from the exons ATGGTAATAGATGTAATGAAAACCAGCTGGCAAATGAG AGTTGTGTTCGCTTCGTTTTTTGTGATATTTGTGATTATCCAATTCATACATATTCTTGTGGCCACGCAATCAAATCCAAAATGCAAGGCAGAAAACAAAACGTGCGCCACAAATGAGAGTAGAGAACTTACAAAACTGAAGACTAGGCTATTGCGAATGCAAAGTCTTTTGACTTTGGTGCACAGAATAACAAAGGGCGGGAAACGTCAAGAAGAGTCATGTCATATCGAAACAGCTTTGTTGTTGTTAAACCAGAAGAAAGCGTCAGAGACAATTTTTAACGATCCATTTGagg ACTTCACACCTTTAGGAGGTACAGATTGGAGTTTTAGGACATACATTCCTTGCTCAAACATATCATCAAAGTTCAGGAAGAATGGGCGGCGGCGCCAGATCATACCCTCGTGCGACAATGATGACGTAAAATTGAAAGTGAAAGATAACTTTAATCAGACTATTCCGCTATTTGGGTTTCCTGACAGTTGTCTGCAGAAAGTCATCGACCAATTGTGTACAACACATTTCTTAGTTCCAAATATTCTACACTACATTTGGTTGGGAAAAGGAAGTTTCGATTTCATGTACTTTGTAAGTATCTATAGTGGATACAAAAACCAGCACCCGTGTTTGATATTTCTGTATTACGACAAACTACCCTCAGGCGAGTGGTGGAATGTTTTACTTCTATCCGTTCCAAACATAATTCCAATCAAGGTGAACCCGCCATCAAAAATAGGAGGCAAGAAGATCGTCTTTGTACAACACAAGTCAGACATACTAAGGCTACAGATACTTACCA AGTATGGAGGGATTTATCTTGATACCGACCAACTTCTGCTTACATCCTTAGACAAGTTCCGGAACAGAGAGTGCACCATGGGAATGGCGGCGGACGGTTATTTCGGAAGTGCGGTGATTATAGCTGGTAAAAACTCAGCATTTATCAAAAAATGGATGGACAGCTACTTCGCTTACAAGCCGAACTTATGGGGAGAAAATTCGGTAATCATGGCAACCAAACTGGCCAAACAATATCCTAAGCTTATTCATGTAGAAAAACATTACTGTTCCTTTTATCCGCATCAAACTTATCTATCTGATCATAATTACAAATGGTCACATAGCTATGGTATTCATATTTACAAACCAGGACGCGAGGAACAGTTGAAACAGTTAAACTTCTCCAGCATAAGGAAACTGAACAATACGCTAGGAGCAGCTTTCCGGTTCGTTCTCTTTGATAATAAAGAACTGTGTTCGTAA
- the LOC128160577 gene encoding uncharacterized protein LOC128160577, with translation MLRRARAADNEDYRMSASMDTDDENTSEEEHIRCDVDRVVRGQGGRGQRRVRRAGRMTRGRGLTTRRSRGRGGQDQTPNRAEIAATARVERSTELKERINNLPEENVRELLFDVTKKYPALVFDILEAGSRTRVQQGYHPSPDQGSPNWCSCRNCREMPTEAERLCCGQLPENCFSRIRDFDLVVLDELILHVARTYRQDVLAVPNDNDWNKGNRHTAYRQYILWQHGRLGAGNRRVIPSCCVWRIRDTFPDPFGQYSGFVHGRLA, from the exons ATGCTTCGTCGCGCGCGCGCTGCTGACAACGAAGATTACCGAATGTCTGCAAGCATGGACACCGATGACGAAAAT ACATCTGAAGAGGAACATATAAGATGTGATGTAGATAGAGTGGTACGGGGGCAGGGAGGCAGAGGTCAAAGAAGAGTAAGGAGAGCAGGACGCATGACCAGAGGTAGAGGGTTGACAACGCGTCGAAGTCGTGGACGTGGTGGACAAGATCAGACCCCCAACAGAGCTGAAATAGCAGCAACTGCCAGAGTAGAAAGATCCACAGAATTGAAG GAGCGCATTAATAACCTTCCAGAAGAAAACGTGCGAGAGCTGCTCTTTGATGTCACCAAAAAGTATCCAGCTTTAGTGTTTGATATTCTTGAGGCAGGAAGCAGGACTAGGGTGCAGCAAGGATATCACCCATCGCCCGACCAGGGAAGCCCAAACTGGTGTTCCTGCAGGAATTGCAGAGAAATGCCAACCGAAGCAGAACGGCTATGCTGTGGACAATTGCCAGAGAACTGCTTCTCCAGGATCCGA GATTTTGACCTTGTAGTTCTAGATGAGTTGATCCTTCATGTTGCCAGAACATATAGGCAAGATGTCCTGGCAGTTCCAAATGACAACGATTGGAACAAGGGTAACCGTCATACTGCCTACAGGCAATACATTCTCTGGCAGCATGGCCGACTTGGTGCTGGGAATCGTCGAGTGATTCCAAGCTGTTGCGTGTGGAGGATTAGAGATACTTTTCCTGATCCTTTTGGACAATATTCAGGGTTTGTGCATGGCAGACTAGCATAG
- the LOC128161288 gene encoding uncharacterized protein LOC128161288 isoform X1, which yields MLTYKYLILIKSMVIDVMKTSWQMRVVFASFFVIFVIIQFIHILVATQSNPKCKAENKTCATNESRELTKLKTRLLRMQSLLTLVHRITKGGKRQEESCHIETALLLLNQKKASETIFNDPFEDFTPLGGTDWSFRTYIPCSNISSKFRKNGRRRQIIPSCDNDDVKLKVKDNFNQTIPLFGFPDSCLQKVIDQLCTTHFLVPNILHYIWLGKGSFDFMYFVSIYSGYKNQHPCLIFLYYDKLPSGEWWNVLLLSVPNIIPIKVNPPSKIGGKKIVFVQHKSDILRLQILTKYGGIYLDTDQLLLTSLDKFRNRECTMGMAADGYFGSAVIIAGKNSAFIKKWMDSYFAYKPNLWGENSVIMATKLAKQYPKLIHVEKHYCSFYPHQTYLSDHNYKWSHSYGIHIYKPGREEQLKQLNFSSIRKLNNTLGAAFRFVLFDNKELCS from the exons ATGCTTACTTACAAATACCTG ataTTGATCAAGTCAATGGTAATAGATGTAATGAAAACCAGCTGGCAAATGAG AGTTGTGTTCGCTTCGTTTTTTGTGATATTTGTGATTATCCAATTCATACATATTCTTGTGGCCACGCAATCAAATCCAAAATGCAAGGCAGAAAACAAAACGTGCGCCACAAATGAGAGTAGAGAACTTACAAAACTGAAGACTAGGCTATTGCGAATGCAAAGTCTTTTGACTTTGGTGCACAGAATAACAAAGGGCGGGAAACGTCAAGAAGAGTCATGTCATATCGAAACAGCTTTGTTGTTGTTAAACCAGAAGAAAGCGTCAGAGACAATTTTTAACGATCCATTTGagg ACTTCACACCTTTAGGAGGTACAGATTGGAGTTTTAGGACATACATTCCTTGCTCAAACATATCATCAAAGTTCAGGAAGAATGGGCGGCGGCGCCAGATCATACCCTCGTGCGACAATGATGACGTAAAATTGAAAGTGAAAGATAACTTTAATCAGACTATTCCGCTATTTGGGTTTCCTGACAGTTGTCTGCAGAAAGTCATCGACCAATTGTGTACAACACATTTCTTAGTTCCAAATATTCTACACTACATTTGGTTGGGAAAAGGAAGTTTCGATTTCATGTACTTTGTAAGTATCTATAGTGGATACAAAAACCAGCACCCGTGTTTGATATTTCTGTATTACGACAAACTACCCTCAGGCGAGTGGTGGAATGTTTTACTTCTATCCGTTCCAAACATAATTCCAATCAAGGTGAACCCGCCATCAAAAATAGGAGGCAAGAAGATCGTCTTTGTACAACACAAGTCAGACATACTAAGGCTACAGATACTTACCA AGTATGGAGGGATTTATCTTGATACCGACCAACTTCTGCTTACATCCTTAGACAAGTTCCGGAACAGAGAGTGCACCATGGGAATGGCGGCGGACGGTTATTTCGGAAGTGCGGTGATTATAGCTGGTAAAAACTCAGCATTTATCAAAAAATGGATGGACAGCTACTTCGCTTACAAGCCGAACTTATGGGGAGAAAATTCGGTAATCATGGCAACCAAACTGGCCAAACAATATCCTAAGCTTATTCATGTAGAAAAACATTACTGTTCCTTTTATCCGCATCAAACTTATCTATCTGATCATAATTACAAATGGTCACATAGCTATGGTATTCATATTTACAAACCAGGACGCGAGGAACAGTTGAAACAGTTAAACTTCTCCAGCATAAGGAAACTGAACAATACGCTAGGAGCAGCTTTCCGGTTCGTTCTCTTTGATAATAAAGAACTGTGTTCGTAA
- the LOC128160065 gene encoding uncharacterized protein LOC128160065 yields the protein MEEGCVDPGPDLIKITSINPEKLTSDQPFLVYYQCLMQLIDICIQGKCKECGSDVDLTKNIIGSALHLKWTCRKGHVIKKWCSQPILNRRMHSGDLMFASAVLLSGNNFQKISLFAKFLNLPAISSTTFHKIQRTYLIPSIDDFWLEKQEETINLFRGQELVILGDGRMDSPGHSAQYCSYTFMEYTTKKILCIITMDKRMTDLKSTNLEKSCFVKGLQFLLNRGLKVVEVVTDAHVQVASIMKKDYPNICHSFDIWHGTKNLGKKIMSIGQESNKKELLPWTKDIMNHFWHAAQVSDTYETFIGIWFGLLHHVTDEHEWILSYSDNGINACQHGPLTEERTKGWLKKDSPAHIALRNVVMDKRRLNQIHYYLNCRSTAELENFQNLILVYASKRYSYGPPTYRARNRLAALDHNGHLERETKINKDGSVRYQRSFNKKSGIWSVHELKEDKTYNYIQSLVEKIVRRRLDDEEGMSGNVVLEADDPRRISKTLARIPPPPTAQLVKERKSRFEYPDKTLDYSWDS from the exons aTGGAAGAGGGGTGTGTGGATCCAGGCCctgatttgattaaaataacaaGTATCAACCCTGAGAAGTTGACCTCAGATCAACCATTTCTTGTTTATTACCAGTGTTTAATGCAATTGATAGATATATGCATCCAGGGAAAATGTAAGGAATGTGGATCAGATGTAGACCTGACAAAGAACATCATTGGGTCAGCATTACATTTGAAATGG ACATGTAGAAAAGGACATGTTATCAAGAAATGGTGCTCGCAGCCGATATTGAATAGGAGGATGCACAGTGGGGATCTGATGTTTGCATCTGCTGTCCTGCTTTCAGGgaacaactttcaaaaaatttctttatttgcaAAGTTTCTGAACTTGCCCGCAATCAGCAGCACAACATTTCACAAGATTCAAAGAACATACCTTATACCATCAATTGATGACTTTTGGTTAGAAAAGCAGGAAGAAACCATCAATCTTTTTCGTGGTCAGGAATTGGTCATTCTTG GTGATGGTAGAATGGACAGCCCTGGGCACTCGGCGCAATACTGTTCCTACACATTCATGGAATATACCACAAAGAAGATCCTTTGCATAATTACTATGGATAAAAGAATGACAGA tttaaaaagtacaaactTAGAGAAATCTTGCTTTGTAAAAGGACTGCAGTTTCTTCTGAACAGGGGTTTGAAAGTTGTTGAAGTTGTAACTGATGCTCACGTACAAGTTGCTTCTATCATGA AAAAAGATTACCCAAATATTTGCCATTCATTTGACATCTGGCATGGTACTAAAAATTTGGGAAAGAAAATAATGTCA attggaCAAGagtcaaataaaaaagaattactgCCATGGACAAAGGATATCATGAACCATTTTTGGCATGCAGCGCAAGTTAGCGATACATATGAGACGTTCATA gGCATATGGTTTGGATTGCTTCACCATGTCACTGATGAGCATGAGTGGATTCTCTCCTACAGTGACAATGGCATAAATGCCTGTCAGCATGGTCCCCTGACTGAGGAAAGAACGAAGGGATGGCTGAAAAAGGATTCCCCTGCTCACATTGCTTTACGCAATGTTGTCATGGATAAGAGACGCTTAAATCAGATACACTACTATTTAAACTGCAG GAGTACTGCTGAGCttgaaaactttcaaaatttgattttggtgTATGCCTCTAAAAGATACTCGTACGGTCCACCCACGTACAGGGCACGAAATAGACTTGCAGCCTTGGATCACAACGGGCATTTGGAAAGGGAGACAAAGATTAACAAGGATGGAAGTGTTAG GTATCAGAGATCCTTCAACAAGAAAAGTGGAATATGGTCCGTCCACGAATTGAAGGAGGATAAAACTTATAATTACATCCAATCTCTGGTTGAAAAGATTGTCCGAAGAAGATTAGATGATGAAGAAGGAATGAGTGGAAATGTTGTTTTGGAAGCAGATGATCCAAGAAGAATATCGAAGACTCTGGCCCGCATTCCTCCTCCCCCAACTGCACAACTTGTGAAGGAGAGGAAGTCACGATTTGAATATCCAGACAAAACATTAGACTATTCATGGGACTCTTGa
- the LOC128161577 gene encoding uncharacterized protein LOC128161577, with amino-acid sequence MLLLVFILVVKGNEAYNMFEVFFESHSCDTPPHHLNPLNSEVIVASYEGGPIRCDYVAFSTFNDPDLVTYELMVNPLYHEDPDCAISLLYRSTLTSKELKRFNCSALAEDRYNLKMTKNSTFYLQIIPTNSNLEKARFKLKLIPTGATFSTEDLIAIISGGSIGLVVLLSLVGFGICLFRKKRKDKK; translated from the exons atGCTACTGCTGGTGTTTATTCTAGTCGTAAAGGGAAACGAGGCTTACAACATGTTCGAAG TATTTTTTGAGTCACATTCTTGTGATACACCTCCTCACCACCTGAATCCTTTGAACTCGGAAGTGATTGTTGCGTCATATGAAGGAGGACCAATCAGGTGTGACTATGTAGCGTTTTCTACTTTCAATGACCCTGACCTTGTGACGTATGAGCTCATGGTCAATCCGTTGTATCACGAAGATCCAGACTGTGCTATATCATTACTATATCGGTCGACGCTTACCTCAAAAGAGCTAAAA AGGTTCAACTGCTCTGCTCTTGCTGAGGATCGATACAATCTCAAGATGACAAAGAACTCTACATTCTACCTTCAGATTATTCCCACCAATTCCAATCTGGAGAAGGCGCGATTTAAATTGAAACTTATACCTACTGGAGCAACCTTCAGCA CTGAAGACTTGATAGCAATCATCTCAGGGGGATCCATTGGGCTCGTAGTGCTTTTAAGTTTGGTTGGATTTGGAATTTGCTTGTTTCGAAAAAAGAGaaaggataaaaaataa